The Streptomyces kanamyceticus DNA segment TCGTCCTCGTCGTCGTACTGTCCGCGCAGGGCCAGGGCGTACGCCTCGGCGAGTTCGCGCCCGGGGTCGACCCCCAGCTCGTCGGCGAGCAGGCGCCGGGTGCGGTGGAAGCAGTCGAGTGCCTCGGAGCGCCTGCCCGCCCGCCGCAGCGCGGTGACCAGCGCGGCGGAGAGCGATTCGCGCAGCGGATGGGCGCCCGTCTCGGCGCGCAGCACCGCGGCGGCCCGGGAGTGCTCGCCCAACGTGCCGTATCCCTGGGCGAGTTGCTCGACGGCGGAGAGGCGGAGCTCCTCCAGGGCGCCCGCCGCGGCCTGCAGCGGCGGGCTGGGGAAGACGCCGTTCAGCGCGGGCCCCTGCCACAGCGCGAGTGCCTCTTGGTACATGACGACGGCGTCGCCCACCGAGCGCTGGCCGCGGGCGAGGGTGACCAGCTCCTCGAAGCGGTGGGCGTCGAGCAGGCTCTCGGGCATCCGCAGCGCGTAGGCCGCGCCCTGGGTGGCGAGCTCCACGCCGTACATCGCGGCGTCCGCCGTCTCCAGGAGGGTCCGCAGGTGCGACACGTGTCCCTGGATGACGCTGCGGGCGCGCGGCGGCGGTTCGTCGTCCCACAGGGCGGCGGTGAGCTGGTCGACGGGGACGGGGAAGTTGGGCCGCAGCAGCAGCGCGGCGAGCAGGCTGCGCCGCTTGGCGGGGCCGAGCGCGAGGTCACCGGCCTCGGTGGCCACGGACACCGATCCGAGCAGCCGGAACTCCACGAAGCCTGCACCTCCAGAAGCGAAAGATCGACAGCTTATCGTCAGCCGTCGGGGAGCACGGAGCGCCCGGGCGAGGGGAAGGTGGCAGGAAGATGTCCGAGACGCGGTACTTCGAGAAGAGCGAAGGCGCGGTGGTGCGGCACTGGCGGATCAGCCGGTCCGGCATCCGCTGCCACATCGCCTGGGGGCGGGTCGGCGGGCGCACCCTGGGGTCGAGCATGACGCTGGACGACGCGGCACATGCCGTACGCCACGTCAACAAGAAGGTCGCCGAGAAGCTGCGGCAGGGGTACGTGGAGGTCGCCGCCGACCCGTCCTTCGCGGCGGCCGACGCCGCCCCCGACCCGCTCGCGGACGCGCCGCTCCTTGAGGTGATGCGGGTCAGCGAGTCCCAACGGTACGCGGGGGCCTGGGAGTTCTTCTGGAACGGGTACGAGGAAGTGGCGGGGCATCCCGGGACGTTCGCGAAGTTCCACGACTTCCGGGCGGGCCCAGGACCCTTCCACGACTATCTGGTCCTCGCCGATGACGGGCGGCGCGGCCTGTCCTTCGTCGTGAAGGAGCCGGGGCACAGCCGCGAGCGGGTGTCGGCCTTCCTCGACTTCGTCCGGCCCCGCGTCGGCCTCGCCTTCGACGGCCGCTCCCACCACAAGGTGGCGCTGCCCGCCCCCGTCGGCCGCCTGGACCACGTGCTGTTCTGCGCGCCCTCGCTGCACGGCGCGCGGTACGGCGGACGGCTCGCGGGCGCGTTCCCCGTGCACGGCTGCGAGATCGCCGACGAGGACACCGAGACGCTGGTCGAGGCCCGCATCAAGGGGCGCGGCTCGCTGCCGTCGACCACCTGGGACCGCGACCCCTGCCCCGTGCTCGACCTGAAGTTCGACCTGCGCCGCGAGAGCGGCTTCGCGGAGCTCGGCGGCCGCTCCGCCGTGCGCGAGAAGACGTTCAAGGTCTATCCGCGGCCGATGCTGGAACGCGCGCTCCGGCTGCTGCCGGAGGCGACCGCCGACAGCACCCTGGAGATCCGCAACCACCGCCGCGAGGTCCTCACCCTCACCCCGCCCGACCTCGCCCCGGGCACCGCGGCCGAGATCGACCGGTTCCTGCTGGGCGGGCCGGTCCTGAGGTGAGGGCCGCGGCCCCGAGGAACCGGCCGCCCCCTTTACAGACGCGGCGCGAGGCCCTTCCCTCAGGGCATGGAAGCCGCCTGGCCCTCACTGTCCGCGTCCCTCTCGTCCGCCGTGGTCGCCGCGGCCGTGGCCCTCGTCGTCGCCTTCGTCACGCCGTCGCTCAAGTACGGCTTCGACAAGCGGTTCCACCGGCGCAAGCTCGACATCGAGTACACCTACGAGCAGCAGAAGGAGCTCCGCAACCGCATCGCCCTCTACAAGGGCCTCCTCCTGGAGACCGGCGGCGCCCTGCGCAACCGGCTGGCCAACTTTCTCACGCACGAGGCGGACGGCTGGCTGCGCGGCCGGGGCCGGTGCGGCGAGTCCGGCTACTACCTGCGCTCCTTCGCGTACCGCATCCTGTGCCTGGTGGCCGCCTGCCGACTCATCGAGCGCC contains these protein-coding regions:
- a CDS encoding WGR domain-containing protein — encoded protein: MSETRYFEKSEGAVVRHWRISRSGIRCHIAWGRVGGRTLGSSMTLDDAAHAVRHVNKKVAEKLRQGYVEVAADPSFAAADAAPDPLADAPLLEVMRVSESQRYAGAWEFFWNGYEEVAGHPGTFAKFHDFRAGPGPFHDYLVLADDGRRGLSFVVKEPGHSRERVSAFLDFVRPRVGLAFDGRSHHKVALPAPVGRLDHVLFCAPSLHGARYGGRLAGAFPVHGCEIADEDTETLVEARIKGRGSLPSTTWDRDPCPVLDLKFDLRRESGFAELGGRSAVREKTFKVYPRPMLERALRLLPEATADSTLEIRNHRREVLTLTPPDLAPGTAAEIDRFLLGGPVLR